The nucleotide window CTGCCGTTGCGTCCCGCCCAATGCGGATGCGTATTCTACGTATCGAGCGCCGCTGGTCAAGGGCCTTTCAAGCATTTTTTCGGCTGACCTTTGCGGGGCCCGTTTCCGGCCAAACCGTCTCCGGCGACCGGAAACCGATAAGGTTACGCACCCGCACCGGGCTTGTCTACCCCCTATTGGGGCTCCCGAATCCAGACCCGGGCGAACCGGCGCTTGCCCACCTGCAATAGATATGGACCACCGATGGGCAGGGTGCGTTCCCGGTCCGCCTCCTTTTCCCCGTCCACGCGCACCGCGTTCTGTTTCACCATCCGCAGGCCCTCGGACGTGGAGGCCACCAGCTCGGCCTCCTTCAGGGCCGCGGGCAGGCGAAGCCCCTCGCCCCCCTCGGCGGCAAGTTCCACCTCCGGGATGTCCTCTGGTACCTGCTTGTTCCGGAACTGGTCCTCGAAGGCCTTCTGCGCCCCATCCACCTGATCCTCGCCCGCGAAACGTCCCACCAGCTCGCGCGCGAGATCCACTTTCACGTCCCGCGGGTTACGCCCTTCCGCCACCTCCTGCTTCAGCGCCTCCACCGCCTCCATGGGACGGTCCGACAGCAGCTCGAAATACCGCCACATCAGATCGTCGGATACGGACATGACCTTGGCGAAGATTTCCTTGGCCGGCTCGTTGATGCCGATGTAGTTGTTCAGGGACTTCGACATCTTCTGCACCCCGTCCGTCCCCTCCAGGATCGGCATGGTCAGGATCACCTGCGGTTCCTGGCCGTAATGACGCTGTAGCTCCCGGCCCACCAGCAGGTTGAACTTCTGGTCGGTACCGCCGAGCTCCACGTCGGCCTCCAGGTGGACGGAATCGTAGCCCTGGATCAGAGGGTAGAGGAACTCGTGGATGGCGATCGCCCGCCCTTCCGTATAACGGGTATGGAAGTCCTCCCGCTCCAGCATCCGGGCCACCGTGTAGTGGGAGGCCAACCGGATCATGTCCGCCGCGGAGAAGGGGTTCATCCACTCGG belongs to Thiohalorhabdus denitrificans and includes:
- the tyrS gene encoding tyrosine--tRNA ligase, whose translation is MVEIRRGAEEILVEDELRQKLERAETEGRPLTVKAGFDPTAPDLHLGHTVLLQKLKAFQDFGHRVCFLIGDFTGMIGDPSGKSATRPPLTPEEVRANAETYAAQIYKVLDPERTEVVFNSEWMNPFSAADMIRLASHYTVARMLEREDFHTRYTEGRAIAIHEFLYPLIQGYDSVHLEADVELGGTDQKFNLLVGRELQRHYGQEPQVILTMPILEGTDGVQKMSKSLNNYIGINEPAKEIFAKVMSVSDDLMWRYFELLSDRPMEAVEALKQEVAEGRNPRDVKVDLARELVGRFAGEDQVDGAQKAFEDQFRNKQVPEDIPEVELAAEGGEGLRLPAALKEAELVASTSEGLRMVKQNAVRVDGEKEADRERTLPIGGPYLLQVGKRRFARVWIREPQ